The following are encoded together in the Mumia sp. Pv4-285 genome:
- a CDS encoding phosphoenolpyruvate carboxykinase (GTP) — MAADTTTYDSVTTSYRSTHAELQAWVDEVAALTKPDSITWIEGTPDEWTRLTDDLVEAGTFVRLDETKKPNSFWCASDPTDVARVEDRTFICSVDEADAGPTNNWMAPSEMKKLMIELYDGSMRGRTMYVIPFVMGHLDSAHPMFGVEITDSAYVVASMSVMARVGREVLDKIEATDASFVPALHSVGAPLEPGQADVPWPCSDTKYIVQFPEERMIWSFGSGYGGNALLGKKCYSLRIASVMGRDEGWLAEHMLILKLTSPEGDVKYVAAAFPSACGKTNLAMVEPTIEGWKVETLGDDIAWMRVGADGRLYAVNPEFGLFGVAPGTGWDTNANAMRTIAQGNSVFTNVALTDDGDIWWEGMTEDAPAHLTDWKGRDWTPASDELSSHPNSRFCTPIRQCPILAPEYDDPNGVPIDAILFGGRRKTTIPLVTEARDWTHGTFMGATLSSETTAAATGAVGVVRRDPMAMLPFIGYDAGDYFSHWISMAKNNDESKFPKVFYVNWFRRDEDGGFLWPGFGENSRVLKYVVERIEGKVDAVETPIGLVPAPGALDTDGLDVTDEQLEKALAVDVDEWKAEIPQINEWFEKFGDKLPAVLWTELDGLKARLEA; from the coding sequence ATGGCCGCAGACACCACCACGTACGACTCAGTGACGACCTCCTACCGCTCGACACACGCCGAGCTCCAGGCCTGGGTCGACGAGGTCGCCGCGCTGACCAAGCCCGACTCGATCACCTGGATCGAGGGCACCCCCGACGAGTGGACCCGCCTCACCGACGACCTCGTCGAGGCCGGCACCTTCGTCCGACTCGACGAGACCAAGAAGCCGAACTCCTTCTGGTGCGCCTCCGACCCGACCGACGTCGCGCGCGTCGAGGACCGCACCTTCATCTGCAGCGTCGACGAGGCCGACGCCGGTCCCACCAACAACTGGATGGCGCCGTCGGAGATGAAGAAGCTCATGATCGAGCTGTACGACGGCTCGATGCGCGGCCGCACCATGTACGTGATCCCGTTCGTGATGGGTCACCTCGACTCCGCCCACCCGATGTTCGGCGTGGAGATCACCGACTCCGCCTACGTGGTGGCGTCCATGAGCGTGATGGCACGCGTCGGCCGCGAGGTCCTCGACAAGATCGAGGCCACCGACGCGTCCTTCGTCCCCGCGCTCCACTCCGTCGGCGCCCCGCTCGAGCCGGGCCAGGCCGACGTCCCGTGGCCCTGCAGCGACACCAAGTACATCGTGCAGTTCCCCGAGGAGCGCATGATCTGGTCGTTCGGCTCCGGCTACGGCGGCAACGCCCTCCTCGGCAAGAAGTGCTACTCGCTCCGCATCGCCTCGGTGATGGGCCGCGACGAGGGCTGGCTCGCCGAGCACATGCTCATCCTCAAGCTCACCTCGCCGGAGGGTGACGTCAAGTACGTCGCCGCCGCGTTCCCGAGCGCCTGCGGCAAGACAAACCTCGCGATGGTCGAGCCCACGATCGAGGGCTGGAAGGTCGAGACCCTCGGCGACGACATCGCCTGGATGCGCGTCGGAGCCGACGGCCGCCTGTACGCCGTCAACCCCGAGTTCGGTCTGTTCGGTGTCGCGCCGGGCACCGGCTGGGACACCAACGCCAACGCGATGCGCACCATCGCCCAGGGCAACTCGGTGTTCACCAACGTCGCTCTCACCGACGACGGCGACATCTGGTGGGAGGGCATGACCGAGGACGCCCCCGCGCACCTGACCGACTGGAAGGGCCGCGACTGGACGCCCGCGTCCGACGAGCTCTCGTCGCACCCGAACAGCCGCTTCTGCACCCCGATCCGCCAGTGCCCGATCCTCGCGCCGGAGTACGACGACCCCAACGGCGTCCCGATCGACGCGATCCTCTTCGGCGGTCGGCGCAAGACGACGATCCCGCTGGTGACCGAGGCCCGCGACTGGACCCACGGCACCTTCATGGGCGCCACGCTCTCGTCGGAGACCACGGCTGCCGCCACCGGCGCGGTCGGCGTCGTCCGCCGCGACCCGATGGCGATGCTGCCGTTCATCGGCTACGACGCCGGTGACTACTTCAGCCACTGGATCTCGATGGCCAAGAACAACGACGAGTCGAAGTTCCCGAAGGTCTTCTACGTCAACTGGTTCCGACGTGACGAGGACGGCGGCTTCCTCTGGCCGGGCTTCGGCGAGAACAGCCGTGTGCTCAAGTACGTCGTCGAGCGCATCGAGGGCAAGGTCGACGCCGTCGAGACCCCGATCGGCCTCGTGCCGGCGCCGGGGGCACTCGACACCGACGGCCTCGACGTGACCGACGAGCAGCTCGAGAAGGCCCTCGCCGTCGACGTCGACGAGTGGAAGGCCGAGATCCCGCAGATCAACGAGTGGTTCGAGAAGTTCGGCGACAAGCTGCCGGCCGTTCTCTGGACCGAGCTCGACGGACTGAAGGCGCGCCTGGAGGCGTAG